A stretch of the Vigna radiata var. radiata cultivar VC1973A chromosome 7, Vradiata_ver6, whole genome shotgun sequence genome encodes the following:
- the LOC106768078 gene encoding aldose 1-epimerase-like, with product MTKVFLLLSFLFEILFLVQALDNHRKIGFYELERANFKLNLTNYGATIVSVVTPDKHGKLADIVLGYDSIDSYKNDTTYFGAVIGRVANRIGGAKFTLYDKTYHLPANDHGNTLHGGTRGLSDVIWTVESHKKHSHVTFTYDSPENEQGFPGKLKVKVTYKLVGAHKLIVKMIAKSVDKATPVNLAQHTYWNLGGHNSGNILSHNVQIFGSHITPVDKLLIPTGEIRSVKGTPYDFLEPKKVVTHIRKLPDLYDMNYVLDKSFQNQLTKAAVVRDPVSGRKMELWSNQLGVQFYTSGQLNGTKGKDGAIYRKFAGIALETQGFPDSVNHPYFPTQIVKPGETYKHIMLYRFTAS from the exons ATGACTAAGGTGTTTTTGTTGTTATCTTTTCTGTTTGAGATTTTGTTCCTTGTTCAGGCTCTGGACAATCATAGGAAAATTGGGTTTTATGAACTGGAGAGAGCAAATTTCAAACTCAATCTGACAAATTATGGTGCTACAATCGTGTCTGTGGTAACCCCTGATAAACACG GAAAACTAGCTGATATTGTTCTTGGTTATGATTCTATTGATTCTTATAAG AATGACACAACTTATTTCGGGGCAGTGATTGGACGGGTGGCCAATAGGATTGGAGGTGCTAAATTCACTTTGTATGACAAAACCTACCACTTACCCGCAAATGATCACGGAAACACACTTCACG GTGGCACAAGAGGTTTGAGTGACGTTATATGGACAGTGGAATCTCACAAAAAACACAGTCATGTAACATTTACCTACGACAGTCCTGAAAACGAACAAG GCTTTCCTGGAAAACTCAAAGTCAAAGTGACTTACAAGCTCGTTGGAGCACACAAACTGATTGTGAAAATGATTGCCAAGTCGGTGGACAAAGCCACACCAGTGAATCTTGCCCAGCATACTTACTGGAACCTTGGGGGACATAACAGTGGTAACATTCTTTCTCACAATGTTCAGATCTTTGGTTCACACATCACACCCGTGGACAAGCTTCTTATTCCCACTGGCGAAATCAGATCTGTAAAGGGTACCCCGTATGATTTTCTTGAACCAAAAAAAGTTGTAACCCACATTCGTAAGCTTCCGGATCTATATGATATGAACTATGTGCTGGACAAAAGTTTCCAAAATCAGTTAACCAAGGCTGCGGTAGTGAGAGACCCTGTCTCTGGGAGGAAAATGGAGTTGTGGTCAAACCAACTTGGTGTGCAGTTTTATACTAGTGGTCAGTTAAATGGTACCAAAGGCAAGGATGGGGCCATATACCGCAAGTTTGCTGGCATTGCCTTGGAGACACAGGGTTTCCCAGATTCTGTGAATCACCCTTACTTTCCAACACAGATTGTGAAGCCTGGGGAGACTTACAAGCACATCATGCTTTACAGATTCACAGCTAGCtaa
- the LOC106766371 gene encoding probable serine/threonine-protein kinase PBL3 — protein MGNFCARCKIDGNLNPHPCSEVPNRSTQLFVHSNPNGYGYIDGGKPEILPTPRSEGDILSSPHLKPFTLYDLKKATGNFQPYNLIGEGGFGNVYKGRINESKSHGATIYGSGRDVAVKKLKPEGFQGHKEWLSEVNHLGQLHHQNLVKLIGYCVEGDNRLLVYEYMPNGCLEDHIFCKGTQPLPWATRIKIATGAARGLSFLHDSKQQIIYRDFKASNILIDSEFNAKLSDFGLAKAGPTGDHSYVSTQVLGTHGYAAPEYIATGRLTSRCDVYSFGVVLLELLSGRHAIDNTKSGVERNLVEWARPYLGDRRKLFRIMDTRLEGQYPQKAAYTVAIIALQCISDAKTRPQMSEVLSALEHLPVTRRSASPT, from the exons ATGGGAAATTTCTGTGCTCGGTGCAAGATTGATGGCAATTTGAATCCGCACCCATGTTCTG AAGTTCCCAATAGAAGCACCCAGTTGTTTGTTCATTCAAATCCAAACGGGTATGGATACATTGATGGAGGGAAACCTGAGATTCTCCCTACTCCAAGATCTGAAGGGGACATACTTTCATCCCCACATTTAAAACCCTTCACATTATATGATCTTAAGAAGGCCACAGGAAATTTTCAGCCTTATAATCTTATTGGAGAAGGAGGATTTGGGAATGTTTATAAGGGGAGGATTAATGAATCTAAATCCCACGGGGCTACAATTTATGGATCTGGAAGAGATGTAGCGGTTAAGAAGCTTAAGCCTGAAGGCTTTCAAGGGCACAAGGAGTGGCTG TCTGAAGTCAATCATCTTGGCCAACTTCACCACCAGAATCTCGTCAAACTTATTGGATACTGCGTCGAAGGAGATAACCGACTTCTAGTGTACGAGTACATGCCCAACGGATGCTTGGAAGATCATATATTTTGCA AAGGCACACAACCACTTCCCTGGGCTACAAGAATCAAGATTGCCACGGGTGCTGCTCGAGGTCTTTCCTTCCTACATGACTCTAAGCAACAAATTATCTACCGTGATTTCAAGGCTTCTAACATTTTGATAGATTCG GAATTTAATGCAAAACTGTCAGACTTTGGATTGGCCAAAGCAGGGCCCACTGGTGATCATTCTTACGTTTCCACTCAAGTTCTGGGCACTCACGGCTATGCTGCTCCTGAATATATTGCTACag GTCGGTTGACGTCAAGGTGTGATGTGTATAGCTTTGGGGTTGTGCTATTGGAACTACTATCAGGGCGGCATGCTATTGATAACACAAAATCTGGAGTGGAACGTAATCTGGTAGAATGGGCAAGACCCTATTTGGGTGATAGGAGGAAGTTGTTCCGGATTATGGATACCAGGTTAGAAGGACAATACCCGCAGAAGGCAGCTTATACAGTTGCAATAATTGCGTTACAGTGTATTTCTGATGCAAAGACTAGGCCACAAATGTCTGAGGTTTTGTCTGCCTTGGAACACCTACCAGTCACTAGACGTTCAGCTAGCCCCACATAA